The following coding sequences are from one Pseudomonas mendocina window:
- the trpD gene encoding anthranilate phosphoribosyltransferase, whose amino-acid sequence MNIKEALNRIVAQLDLTTEEMQAVMREIMTGQCTEAQIGAFLMGMRMKSETIDEIVGAASVMRELASPVVIDAERLVDTCGTGGDGMNIFNVSTAAAFVVAAAGGKVAKHGNRAVSGKSGSADLLEAAGVYLGLKSEQVARCVEAVGVGFMFAPSHHGAMKHAIGPRRELGLRTIFNMLGPMTNPAGAKHQVIGVFSQALCRPMAEVLQRLGSTHVLVVHAQDGLDEISLAAPTFIAELKDGVVSEYRVQPEDFGIKSQSLIGLTVDNAEQSLALIRDALGRRKTENGQKAADMIVLNAGAALYAADHASSLREGMLLAHDALHTGLAREKLEELVSFTAVFKQENEG is encoded by the coding sequence ATGAATATCAAGGAAGCCCTCAACCGGATCGTTGCCCAGCTCGATCTGACCACCGAGGAAATGCAGGCGGTCATGCGCGAGATCATGACCGGCCAGTGCACCGAGGCGCAGATCGGCGCCTTCCTCATGGGCATGCGCATGAAGAGCGAGACCATCGACGAGATCGTCGGTGCTGCCAGCGTCATGCGTGAACTGGCCTCGCCGGTGGTGATCGACGCTGAGCGTCTGGTCGATACCTGTGGCACCGGTGGCGATGGCATGAATATCTTCAACGTCTCCACTGCAGCGGCCTTCGTCGTCGCCGCGGCTGGCGGCAAGGTGGCCAAGCATGGCAACCGCGCCGTATCCGGCAAGAGCGGCAGCGCTGATCTGCTGGAAGCGGCCGGCGTCTACCTGGGGCTCAAATCCGAACAGGTGGCACGCTGCGTCGAAGCGGTCGGCGTCGGTTTCATGTTCGCCCCGTCTCATCATGGTGCGATGAAGCATGCCATCGGCCCGCGTCGCGAGCTGGGCCTGCGCACCATCTTCAACATGCTCGGTCCGATGACCAACCCGGCTGGCGCCAAGCATCAGGTGATAGGCGTGTTCAGCCAGGCGCTGTGCCGGCCGATGGCCGAAGTGCTGCAGCGTCTGGGCAGCACCCATGTGCTGGTGGTGCATGCGCAGGATGGCCTGGACGAGATCAGCCTGGCGGCGCCGACCTTCATCGCCGAGCTCAAGGATGGCGTGGTCAGCGAATACCGCGTCCAGCCCGAGGACTTCGGCATCAAGAGCCAGAGCCTGATCGGCCTGACCGTCGACAATGCCGAGCAGTCGCTGGCGCTGATCCGCGATGCTTTGGGTCGCCGCAAGACCGAGAATGGCCAGAAAGCGGCCGACATGATCGTGCTCAACGCTGGTGCTGCGCTTTACGCCGCTGACCATGCCAGCAGCCTGCGCGAAGGTATGCTGCTGGCGCATGATGCGTTGCATACTGGCTTGGCGCGGGAGAAGCTCGAGGAGCTGGTGTCCTTTACTGCCGTATTCAAACAGGAGAATGAAGGGTGA
- a CDS encoding aminodeoxychorismate/anthranilate synthase component II: protein MLLMIDNYDSFTYNVVQYLGELGADVHVIRNDELTIAQIEALKPERIVVSPGPCTPTEAGVSIEAILHFAGKLPILGVCLGHQSIGQAYGGDVVRARQVMHGKTSPVFHEDKGVFAGLNNPLTVTRYHSLVVKRETLPDCLEITAWTQHEDGAVDEIMGLRHKTLNIEGVQFHPESILTEQGHELFANFLKQTGGVRA, encoded by the coding sequence ATGCTTTTGATGATCGATAACTACGACTCCTTTACCTACAACGTGGTGCAGTACCTGGGCGAGCTGGGTGCCGATGTGCACGTGATCCGCAACGACGAACTGACCATCGCCCAGATCGAGGCACTCAAACCCGAGCGCATCGTCGTCTCGCCCGGCCCGTGCACGCCGACCGAGGCGGGGGTGTCCATCGAGGCCATCCTGCACTTCGCCGGCAAGCTGCCGATCCTCGGTGTCTGCCTCGGCCACCAGAGTATCGGCCAGGCCTACGGTGGTGACGTGGTGCGCGCGCGCCAGGTGATGCACGGCAAGACCAGTCCGGTGTTCCATGAGGACAAGGGCGTGTTCGCCGGCCTCAACAACCCGCTCACCGTGACCCGCTATCATTCCCTGGTGGTCAAGCGCGAAACCCTGCCGGACTGCCTGGAAATCACTGCCTGGACGCAGCATGAAGACGGCGCCGTCGACGAGATCATGGGCTTGCGCCACAAGACCCTGAACATCGAAGGCGTGCAGTTCCACCCCGAGTCCATCCTCACCGAGCAGGGCCACGAGCTCTTCGCCAACTTCCTCAAGCAGACCGGAGGCGTGCGCGCATGA